The following coding sequences lie in one Aureibacillus halotolerans genomic window:
- the cmpA gene encoding cortex morphogenetic protein CmpA: MPHWLKKQLKKAYLEKNRYEIRLLNQCWYFYRNKYSP; this comes from the coding sequence ATGCCACACTGGCTTAAAAAACAGCTTAAAAAAGCATACTTAGAAAAAAACCGCTACGAAATACGTTTGTTGAATCAATGCTGGTATTTTTATCGGAACAAGTACTCACCATAA
- a CDS encoding SprT family protein, with the protein MDNNDLQAYVEDISLEYFSKPFHHKAFFNPRLRTTGGRYALGDHHIEINPKHVEQFGQKELASIVKHELCHYHLHLEGKGYKHRDQEFKRLLAEVGGARHCSALPENKGISHLYECKDCSERFVRKRRIRTDRYVCGRCRGKLKKITNFS; encoded by the coding sequence ATGGACAATAATGACTTGCAGGCGTATGTAGAAGACATATCCCTCGAGTATTTCTCGAAACCATTTCATCATAAGGCATTTTTTAACCCAAGGCTGAGAACCACGGGTGGAAGGTACGCATTAGGGGACCATCATATTGAAATTAACCCGAAGCATGTTGAGCAGTTTGGTCAGAAAGAGCTTGCGAGCATAGTAAAGCATGAGCTTTGTCACTATCATTTGCATTTAGAGGGGAAAGGATACAAGCATCGCGATCAAGAATTCAAAAGGCTGTTAGCCGAAGTTGGAGGGGCGAGGCACTGCTCTGCACTGCCTGAGAATAAAGGGATAAGCCATCTTTATGAATGCAAAGATTGTTCAGAACGTTTCGTCCGTAAACGCAGAATACGGACGGACCGATACGTATGCGGAAGATGTCGAGGGAAATTGAAAAAAATCACGAATTTCAGTTGA